AAGAAATCCCCTTATTGCAAAGATACTTTTTGAGATGGACTATTTTGATGAATGGGGGCAGGGTATCAACAAAATGAGACATCTTATGAAAGACGCCAAATTACCTGAGCCGGTCTTTGAAGAAATAGGTGATGAATTTAAAGTAACCTTATTTGGGCCTGG
The nucleotide sequence above comes from bacterium. Encoded proteins:
- a CDS encoding AAA family ATPase produces the protein RNPLIAKILFEMDYFDEWGQGINKMRHLMKDAKLPEPVFEEIGDEFKVTLFGPGEDF